In Phragmites australis chromosome 16, lpPhrAust1.1, whole genome shotgun sequence, one DNA window encodes the following:
- the LOC133895421 gene encoding pentatricopeptide repeat-containing protein At4g19440, chloroplastic-like produces the protein MKPPPRLPLPLLLRRHLSSAADATAAAAEIAGALSASPYPDATRDLAALLRRLGSRGLASALSSLPAPLPAVSALRLLHHVVSNAPAAASTSTSRHGEYLLSPRVSALLLSSLVADRSTLPSARRLLSRLLHAHPLSVAAAAIADAASTATSDLLVRACLNSPAPGSLSRAADAFRVLSSRGASPSIKTCNILVEALGHAGQLDAARKVFDEMHDGKIVAPDEYTYTAMIKALCRAGKVDAAFEMLAELRRAGLQPTVVTYNVLMDALCKSGRVEEAFQLKGRMVEGRVRPSVVTFGILINGLARGERFVEVGVVLREMEGLGITPNEIIYNELIGWHFRKGHCSETLRLFGEMVSKGMKPTAVTYNLIAKALCKEGEMEHAEQILEEMLSTGMTVHCGLFNTVIAWLLQRTGRLDSVVRLTRQMVARGLKPNDALLTACTQELCKGGKHQEAAGIWFEVWTKGLGVNIATSNALIHGLCEGRNMKEATKVLRAMVNKGVKLDSITYNIMIQGCCKDSKMEEAIQLRDDMIKRGFKPDLFTFNTFLRAYCNLGKMEEVIQQLDQMKSGGLKPDIVTYGTIIDGYCKAKDIQKANEYLNELMRNGLKPNVVIYNALIGGHGRNGNISDAIGVLDTMKSNGIRPTAVTYCSLMHWMCHAGLVEEAKTIFAQCIEKNMELGVIGYTIMIHGFCKIGKIDEAVMYFKEMHSRDIPPNKMTYTALMFAYCKSGNNEEASKLFDEMVSSGIVPDSVSYNTLISGCCEVDSLNKAIEIPAEMSSRVLTQDEFSYNALVSGIITPWCQKETASSAE, from the coding sequence ATGAAACCACCACCGCgactccccctccccctcctcctccgccgccacctctcctCCGCCGCTGACGCCACCGCAGCTGCCGCTGAAATCGCCGGTGCGCTCTCCGCGTCCCCCTACCCCGACGCGACGCGCGACCTCGCCGCCCTGctccgccgcctcggcagccgcGGCCTCGCCTCCGCCCTTTCGTCCCTCCCGGCCCCGCTCCCCGCCGTCTCCGccctccgcctcctccaccaTGTCGTCTCCAATgcccccgccgccgcttccacctccacctcccgcCACGGTGAGTATCTCCTCTCCCCTCGCGTCTCCGCGCTCCTCCTATCCTCGCTCGTCGCCGATCGCTCCACGCTCCCCTCCGCGCGCCGCCTTCTGTCGCGGCTCCTCCACGCCCACCCTCTCTCCGTCGCCGCGGCGGCCATCGCGGACGCCGCCTCAACCGCTACCTCGGACCTCCTCGTCCGCGCCTGCCTGAACTCCCCCGCCCCCGGATCCCTGTCCCGCGCCGCCGACGCCTTCCGCGTCCTCTCCTCGCGTGGCGCGTCGCCCTCCATCAAGACCTGTAATATCCTTGTCGAAGCCCTAGGCCACGCTGGCCAACTCGACGCTGCCCGCAaggtgttcgacgaaatgcaCGATGGCAAGATCGTCGCTCCGGACGAGTACACATACACGGCGATGATTAAGGCGCTCTGCAGGGCTGGAAAGGTGGATGCTGCTTTTGAGATGCTAGCAGAGTTACGACGAGCTGGGCTGCAGCCAACCGTAGTGACTTACAATGTGCTGATGGACGCACTGTGCAAGAGTGGGAGGGTGGAGGAGGCCTTCCAATTGAAGGGGAGGATGGTAGAAGGCAGGGTGCGACCAAGTGTAGTCACATTTGGCATCTTGATCAATGGTCTTGCAAGGGGCGAGCGGTTTGTGGAGGTTGGTGTAGTGTTGCGAGAGATGGAAGGTCTTGGGATCACCCCCAATGAGATTATTTACAATGAGCTGATTGGTTGGCATTTTAGGAAGGGCCATTGCTCAGAGACGCTCAGGCTGTTTGGTGAAATGGTCTCAAAGGGGATGAAGCCTACAGCCGTGACTTACAACTTGATTGCAAAGGCTCTATGCAAGGAAGGGGAGATGGAGCATGCTGAGCAGATATTGGAGGAGATGCTATCGACTGGGATGACAGTTCATTGTGGCTTGTTTAATACAGTGATTGCATGGCTTCTGCAGAGGACTGGAAGATTGGACTCGGTGGTAAGGCTTACAAGACAAATGGTTGCAAGGGGTTTGAAACCAAATGATGCTCTGTTGACAGCTTGCACCCAGGAGCTTTGCAAGGGAGGGAAACACCAAGAAGCAGCTGGAATTTGGTTCGAAGTGTGGACGAAAGGTTTAGGTGTCAATATTGCAACATCCAATGCGTTGATTCATGGGCTTTGTGAAGGAAGAAACATGAAAGAAGCTACTAAGGTTCTAAGGGCCATGGTGAATAAGGGGGTAAAATTGGATAGCATCACATATAACATAATGATTCAAGGTTGCTGCAAAGACAGTAAAATGGAGGAAGCGATTCAACTTCGTGATGACATGATCAAAAGAGGGTTTAAGCCTGATCTTTTCACGTTTAATACTTTCCTACGTGCTTATTGCAATTTGGGTAAAATGGAAGAGGTCATTCAGCAGTTGGATCAGATGAAAAGTGGGGGCCTTAAGCCAGATATTGTGACATATGGCACCATAATAGATGGTTATTGTAAAGCAAAGGATATTCAGAAGGCAAATGAATATTTGAATGAATTGATGAGAAATGGGTTAAAACCAAATGTCGTCATCTATAATGCTCTTATTGGTGGTCATGGTAGGAATGGTAACATTTCTGATGCAATTGGTGTTCTTGACACTATGAAGTCTAATGGCATACGACCAACTGCTGTAACTTACTGCAGTCTTATGCATTGGATGTGTCATGCTGGTCTTGTTGAAGAGGCCAAGACCATTTTTGCACAATGTATAGAAAAGAACATGGAGCTGGGAGTAATTGGCTACACAATTATGATTCATGGTTTttgcaaaataggaaaaattgATGAAGCTGTGATGTACTTTAAGGAAATGCATTCCAGGGATATACCTCCAAATAAGATGACTTACACCGCTCTGATGTTTGCATATTGCAAAtctggcaacaatgaagaagccTCCAAGCTTTTTGACGAGATGGTGAGCTCAGGCATTGTTCCTGACAGCGTTTCCTACAATACACTAATTTCAGGGTGTTGTGAGGTGGATTCATTGAATAAAGCGATAGAAATTCCTGCCGAAATGTCCTCAAGAGTTTTGACACAAGATGAGTTTTCGTACAATGCATTGGTTAGTGGAATAATTACACCCTGGTGCCAGAAAGAAACTGCTTCCAGTGCTGAATGA